A single window of Ischnura elegans chromosome 8, ioIscEleg1.1, whole genome shotgun sequence DNA harbors:
- the LOC124163202 gene encoding G patch domain-containing protein 4, translating to MSGLPSMSFARNLLEKYGWAEGKGLGKTENGMVEALKPKLKFDNTGIGHDHAEQFTNNWWEVAFNEAAKRVTVDVATEESEAVVESPGLTISTKRASVTKLMKENPLKYGKFIKTETLTSEGRVIPMKEKVSSPVDCESSTNSLSNLTDEELLKICGGRTAHKAARHGNKLVGKLARVTEQEKQLIIPSESLKNKEKEMVKDYRSKKYRKNKRKVSSLDTIEDCQEPESPAYAADHDFTRNSALGNVRDELGVVNAEHKKKKKKKKSHDKKVCGTESEHFEGIDCENQNSDPEALYMHERSSNCGVELGGETSSHKPRSKRKKRRGHD from the exons ATGTCCGGATTACCCTCAATGTCATTCGCAAGAAATCTTCTAGAGAAGTATGGATGGGCtgaag GCAAAGGCCTTGGAAAAACAGAAAATGGAATGGTGGAAGCCTTGAAGCCTAAGCTGAAATTTGATAATACTGGAATAGGACATGATCACGCCGAACAATTCACTAATAATTGGTGGGAAGTAGCCTTTAACGAAGCTGCTAAACGTGTTACTGTTGACGTTGCCACAGAGGAGTCGGAGGCCGTGGTAGAATCGCCAGGTCTCACAATCTCCACCAAGCGGGCTTCTGTTACCAAACTGATGAAAGAAAACCCCTTAAAATACGGCAAGTTCATCAAG ACCGAGACTCTTACTAGTGAAGGGAGAGTAATtccaatgaaagaaaaggtttcCTCACCTGTTGACTGCGAATCCTCGACAAATTCTTTGTCTAATTTAACGGACGAGGAGTTGTTAAAAATATGTGGTGGCCGAACAGCACACAA GGCTGCCCGGCATGGAAACAAATTAGTAGGTAAGCTTGCTAGAGTTACTGAACAAGAGAAGCAGCTTATAATACCGTctgagagtttgaaaaataaggagaaaGAAATGGTGAAGGACTATAGGAGCAAGAAGTATAGAAAGAATAAGAGGAAAGTTTCTTCTTTGGACACAATAGAGGATTGTCAAGAACCCGAATCACCTGCCTATGCAGCTGACCATGATTTCACAAGGAATTCTGCATTGGGAAATGTAAGAGATGAATTGGGTGTAGTTAATGCCGAgcataagaagaagaagaaaaagaaaaaatcccACGATAAGAAAGTATGCGGAACTGAAAGCGAACATTTCGAGGGGATTGATTGTGAAAATCAGAACAGTGATCCTGAAGCCTTATATATGCATGAAAGAAGCTCAAATTGTGGTGTTGAGCTAGGAGGTGAAACTTCTAGTCACAAGCCAAGATcaaagcggaaaaaaagaagaggTCATGATTAA